Genomic DNA from Hordeum vulgare subsp. vulgare chromosome 2H, MorexV3_pseudomolecules_assembly, whole genome shotgun sequence:
cctctctttcctcatttaaTTTCATGTCACATCATCAAATAtgcctagttgacatgcatgatactacttatgatactcccattacgaccaGCCTTAGGCGCCGCTCGATGATGTGTGAGGCACTCCGTGTTCGACTATGCCACACACGCGCAGTCGCTGTTGGCCCGCATCTGTCGCGCGCCTTCTCCTgtcaaagcgttgttgttgcctccACGCTGTGCACGAATGCGTAAGTTGTGCCTTCGTGACTGTTGCACCACACAGTGGGTCGAGCTACATGCCGCCGGCCCCCGCCGGTAGTCTTGCTTGGCCACACGGTGTACGTGAATCACCGATGACTTTCATTGATCGCATCCAAGTGTTTATCTACATGTACAAGGGTAAGTGGGTAACAACAGAAAGCGCAGCTAATTAGCATTACACACGTGCATGCCTGAACATGGAGCGCCAGCGTGCCGTGTTTGCATCGGCTAGCAGCGCGGCGAGCGTGAGACTCGGGCGTGGCTGTTGATGGGGAATGGTCGAGTCAATGGTGTTGTTCCAACAGCCGCGACGCGCCTTGCGGCACGCAGGAGCCCACTACCACGCCGAGGCGCCGCCGCGCTCGCCTATTGCAAGCGTTCTTGAGCGCTGACATCTCTATCGCATGGCTCGCCACCATGCTCGTTGTATGTGCACATCGATCCGTTCACCGCAGTGCCATGCAGGTACAGCTACCTGCCTACCTCCCTACGAAGTTGCGTCCATGAGTCGTCGCCCCGTACGAGCATGAAGCGTTGCTATGCACTGGCGCAAGGAACTTTGTCGCTGGCTGCCGAGGGTTCCGTGTGTCTAGCACCTCCAGGTAGATACGACAAGTGGGGTGCAGGGGTGTAACTGAGAGTAGACTTTAATCTCGGGTGGGATGTATTTTTTCCCGGTGCGCCAAACAGGCCGAGGGTTAAAATTGGCCGGGATCGGAAAACACAAGGTACAAACTTCAGGGACTTAAAGATGAGGGTTCATTTTAAACAAGCTCTGTAACCTTAAGGTTTAAAATAGACTTCACTCACCATGCACAGTCTCCGAGCCTCGCCACGGGATAGGTGCGCTCCCCGGGCCTCACACAAGGTCGCAAAGTGGTATTTTTCAATCCAAAGTTCATACCGATGGTTGCATTCGTTGAGGATCTTTCTGTACTACAGGTGAATCAGAAAATCTAAAGAAGGCACTTGGTCATGCCAAGTGGAAAGTTGTCATGAATGAAGAATATGGTGCACTCTTGGAGAGTAAAACTTGGCATTTGGTTCCGTCCAGTCTAGGAGAGAATATCATTGACTGTAAGTGGGTATATAAGGTAAAACTGAAATCAGATGGTAGCATTGATAGATATAAGCCACGCTTAGTTGCAAAAGGATTTAAACAACACTACGACATTGGTTATGAGGATACTTTCTGTCCAGTTGTCAAAGCTACCACCATCCTCTTAATCTTGATTGTTGGTGTTTCTCAAAATTGGTCCATACGACAGTTAGATGTAAAGAACGAGTTCCTACATGGTGTTCTGAAAGAGGATGTCTTTATGAGACAACCCCCCAGGTATAAAGATCCATGTTTCCCGAATTTTATTTGCAAACTTGACAAAGCATTGTATGGATTGAAACAAGCACCTCGAGCATGGTACCCTCGTGTGTCATCCAAGCTTCAGTCTCTTGGCTTTCACGCTTCAAAGGCAGATACCTCGTTGTTCTTTTACTCTCGGCATGGGGTCACCATTTTTATCCTTATGTATGTTGATGATGTCACTAGTTCCTCAAGTCAAGAAATTTAAGCCCTTCTGAGAGATCTGCGCAGGGATTTTGCACAAAAGGATCTAGGTGGTTTACACtacttccttggcattgaggtaacCCCCACTCGTGATGAAATTATTTTGTCACAAGGCAAGTATTTGCTCGACTTGATTACACGAGTTGGCATGAAAGGCTGTAAACCTCTACCCACCCCATTGCCAACGACAGAAAAATTGTCGCTTTATGatggtgaacctcttggtggagaaGACTCTACCAAATACATGAGTATTGTTGGTCCTTTACAATACTTGACTTTAACTAGGCCTGATATTTCTTTCTCAGTCAGCAAAGTTTGTCAGTTTTTGCATGCTCCTAAAACTGTAGATTGGTCCCTGGTAAAGCGTATTCTTCGCTATCTGCAAGGAACCCTCACTCATGGTCCACTCATGGTCTTTGAATCAGCAAGTCACACTCTATGCTGGTTAGTGCCTTTTCGGATCCAGATTGGGCTGGTTGTCTAGATGATAGGAGATCCAGAGGTGGTTTTGCAGTTTTTCTTGACAGTAATCTGGTATCATGGATTGCTCACAAGCGGGCCACTCAGTCTCATTCTAGTATAGAGGCTGAGTATAAAGCAGTTGTTAATGCCACTACCGAAGTTATTTGGGTTCAATATCTTTTGACAGAATTGGGCGTGCATCACCCTAGAGCAGCCTTTTCCTTGATGTGATAACCTTGATGCTACTTACTTGTATGCCAATCTCATATTTCATGCTCGTACAAAGCATTTTGAGATCGATTATCATTTTGATCGAGAAAGAGTAGCCAACAAATTGTTGAACATCCAGGAGATCAAGTGTCAGATGGGTTCGCCAAACCTTTAACGGCTCAGCAGTTGAAAGTTTTTCATCGCAATCTTAATTTAGACAGTTGTAATtgagagggtgtgtgtgtgttAAACATTGTATTATTTGTACAATACATGGTACATGTATAAATCGTATATAGCAAGTGAGGAGGGCGTGCATGCGTGATCTTGTATGGTTGGGACGTTAGGATTGATCTCTTCTCGTTGTGTGATCCTAACTACCCTAACCTTTCCCTGATGTAAATCTCTTCGGCTTAGTGCTTATGTAACACGTAGCTCGACGCTTCCAGCCTTTTCACAGTGAGAAAAAAAAGTGAAGAAAAAGATGAGCCAAACCTACCGACTCATCTTTAATGCTCCAGTAGAAATTTCCAACAGAAACCAAACTAGTCCTAAAACGAAGatccgctacaaaactcctaccaGCCTACCACCCAACCGAAAGAAAGGCCAATGCTTGTGACTCAGCTACACACCAACAGTCCGGCACAAGCTCTGCTCTGCCACTCCCAATGCATGCGCTACAAATACAGTTATAGCACAGAACTACACGTACGCCGCCGAACGACCCTGAAGTTGATCGCCCGACGCGCACCGAACAGGTCGACAATGGCAAAGAACGCCACGGCCAACGCCGACCCCGGCGACGAGGTCGTACACGACTTCTCTCCGCTGCTCCTTGTCCACAGGAGCGGCAGGCTCGAGCGGCCCCTCGCCATGCCGCCCGTCCCACCCGGCCACGACGCCGCCACGGGCGTCGTGTCCAAGGACGTGTCGCTCTCGCCCTTCTCGTTCGCGCGTCTCTACCTCCCGCCCGAAACGGACGCCGGCGCCGGCAAGAAGATCCCCGTCCTCGTCTACTTCCACGGCGGGGGTTTCGTGATCGGGTCGGCCGCGTCGGCCGCCTACCACCGCTGCCTCAACGACCTCACCGCGGCCTGCGGCGCCGTCGCCGTCTCCGTCGACTACCGCCTCGCCCCGGAGCACCCGCTCCCCGCCGCGTACGAGGACTCCCTCGCGGCCCTCAAGTGGGTGCTCTCCGCCGCCGATCCGTGGCTCGCGGAGAGAGCCGATCTGTCCCGCATCTTCCTCGCGGGAGACAGCGCCGGCGGCAACATCTGCCACCACCTCGCCATGCACCACGACTTGAGGGGAACAGCAGGACGGCTCAAAGGCATCGTCCTGATCCACCCGTGGTTCTGGGGCAAGGAGCCCATCGGCGAAGAGCCCCGGCCGGGGCGTGCGGAGGGCGTGGAGCAGAAGGGCCTGTGGGAGTTCGTGTGCCCCGACGCGGCGGACGGCGCGGACGACCCCCGGATGAACCCGATCGCGGAGGGCGCGCCGAGGCTGGAGAAGCTGGCGTGCGAGAAGGTCATGGTGTGCGTCGCCGAGGGGGACTTCTTGCGTTGGCGCGGCAGGGCGTACGCCGACGCGGCGGCCCGGGCGAGGGGCCCCGAGCCGGCGGTGGAGCTGTTCGAGTCGGAGGGGGTCGGGCACGTGTTCTACCTCTACGAGCCTGCAACGGAGAAGGCCAGGGAGCTGCTCAAGAGGATCGTGGCGTTCGTCAGAGCGGAGGGATCACGCTCCGCCCGCGCCGTGGCGCAATGCTGAACGGAAACGATGGTAGACAAACTGCAAGCACATCAAAATAAACGACGACTAGGCGATTCAAGATAATGATGATGGGACGCGGTTTTTCTGAGCTCGAGCTCAAATATGCTCGGGTGAACACTAAAATTCTGAAACATGATTTTCTTAAAATAATTATGGACTTTTTATATGGCAAAGATTGACAAATGTTTTCAGCGCGAGCAGATTTCATTGTGGATTGAAATCTATGGAAGTCATGGCAAGAAAAAAAAAACTGATGCTCCAAAAATGTTGTTTTCAAAAGCATATTGGAGTGTTGATTTTATCTTTTGTTCCACGGCTTCCACGAATATCATTCCAGGATGGAACTTTGCAAACACTGAAAATATTTACTGTTCATCATGAGAGAAAGATGACTTTCAAATGAAGATAAATTTTACAATGCGGCACTCCGGGGAGGGGAATTGTCCAGTGCTAAATTGCCACCACTTGGTCCCCGATAAGATCAAACCATAGCGTTTGGAGTCAGCCAGCAAGGGATCCAGATCTATTTGAAGAATCCGAAGACGCAATGTGATCAATCCTTTTAGCAAATGACATAGAGATTTACATGTACAAATTGCATAAATGAAGAACATTTAACAAGGGATCCAGATCTATTTGAAGAATCCGAAGGCGCAATGTGATCAATCCTTTTAGCAAATGACATAAAGATTTACATGTACAAATTGCATAAATGAAGAACATTTAATCATGTATCCAATTTATGGCATGTCTTCACTATTGGATTTTTTTGGGGAAGGCTTCAAAATTAGATCACGTACGGGTACATTGTGATACAAAAATTATGTTTAACGCTACACCTTAAAATGAATGAAGTAAGTGTTTTGTTCAATCGCCTCAGATTTAGTTATGTCTTAGTTGCGTCCTTCGTTGTTGGATCATGTAGCTTTATGACTCTTTTTTTAGCGGAACGCCCCACCTTTACTATCGCATGAAGACATTGTTTACACAATTTGGGGGAGGGGTCCAAAAGCCATAAATGGTGATCAGGAACTAGGTCTAAAGAGTTCTTAGCTATCTTGTGGGCATCCACATTTGAGTCTCCACTCTCAAACTTTTAAAAAACTCGCTATTTGTTACAAGCATATCCCCAATCTATTCGATGATCATGGTGTTTGCTCCCCTTGACCACTGTGGACGAATCACACACAATGATCACCGGTTTGACATTGAGGTCTTGTGCCAAGCATACAACTTATTTACACGCAATCTCCTCCACACAAGATGGGTTAGAGATCCCTTCCATCACAAGGGTGGAGCCGCCCCGATAGCTTCCTTCATGGTTCCTAAAGATCATCGCACTTGAGCACCTTACGCGAGAGGCGCATATTGCCCCATCTACAAAGAAACAAAAACACAACAGGGGGTTTCGACCACACCCGGCTGCGAGAGGGGCACATAGCTTTTTTATTCTCACCACCACATGTTGTGTTTTTGTTCCTTTGTGAGAGACGGTCGCCTTTTTAGGGGGTGTGATGGACTTATAGGCGTGTGGGATGGACTCGAGGAATGAAGGAGGCCTTTATCGTGTTCTCTATTGGACTTCCAGGCTGTGTGTTGTATTTCATTTTCACATTCTACCCGTTTGGCTCTAGGGAGAGGGATTACGCCTTGGTTATATCTAGCCCGATGCGAGGTTGAGTTATGTCTCGCCTTCCGGGAACACGTGAACGGACATGCAAATTAATGAAGACATAGAGTATTCATCATTACTTGAGCGGGCGGTTTACAAATGTTCGTGAGAGCTTCTCGATTAGTCTTGGGAAAATCCAATTcaatttttttgtattttctcaATCAGTTTTGCTAGTTTTGAACAGTTTTTTCTTTCTGTGATTCTGTTAgtggttttattttttgtttttattttgtttttattttagttttgtaTTCGTTTACAATGGTTTTCTTTTGGGTCCTCGACATGCATGGTCCAGTGGTCCGGCCAGACTTGTGGAACTAATCGCCATCGTCGGACCTAGAGGAGGGCAGGCCACTCTGCGCAGAATGCGACGAGCACGACGAGAGGGGTGACCAGTCCTCCACGCGGCCAACATGGATGAGCATGTTGTGGCATCGGACTCAAGGAGGGGGTGCCACTTCCGTGCTTGGTGGCGAGAAGCCGCGCACGGCCTCGACACGCTCAGCACCCCATGCCATCCGCCAGATGGTGTGCGTGGTGGGGATGAACACCGCATCCCACACCCACACCCAACAAGCGAACGCCCTCGTGTGGTCGCGCTCGCGGGTGTGGGTGAGTGTCGAGGCGGTCGGTGATGCACTATCGCCGAGCACCTTTGTCGCCCCCTTGATGGACCACATCTGCATGGGCATCTTCTCAATGGCGACGCGGACGTGGAGCAGGAAGTCTTGGGACACACCATGGTCGTCCTCATGCCATGACTTGTTGGTGAAAGAGACTCCGTCGACAGTTATGGCGCCCAGGCGAACGACGTTGTCCCGGTGCGCCGGCATCTCGAAATGCATGAGAAATTCTTACAAGCCATGGCTTGTGATACGCAAAAGGTGTGCGGTGTGTGCAGCTTGGCGTCGAAGGCGTGCCCCACCGCCATGGGGCTGGCCGCGTGCTGCTCCACCGTGGAGGTGAGCATCACAGCGTGGCGACGCAGGAGGAAGTTGTGATGCTACATGGCCGACATCTCGATCACCACCTTGTGGCTGGTCCTTGGGCGCTTGGACTGGTCGGTGTGGTTGACGCGCCCCATGGAAGGCGACAACGTCAGGAAGCGGAGACGCCCCCAAACCGGCCCACACGTAGTCGGAGCCCAAAGCCTTTCCTTGACTgacccgagcccccccccccccccggtctctACCTACGTGACCGACGAGCTTGCAGATGATGCAGTGGATTGGATCTCTACAACCGACGCGGGGTTGCTTGGAGCTCACGCATAACAAAGCCCCTTGACGCACCCTAAGAAGGCCTCGTGCCCGACGTTGGCATTGAAGGCGGGTGGTTGGCCAGAGTGCGGCCGCAGAGCGTGCTCTGGGGCGCGGCGCTGCTTGCGAGATTGGACCTACGTCCACTCAATGCCATAATAACATAAACATTTACTGGTATAGCAAACATGATCGTGCGTTGTAACAGAAGACAAAAATATTATGTTATAGCCAAATAAACATGGCTCGATGCGCCGACATATGAGGGTCCTCTATTTCTCTATTTAACACGGTGGCCCATCATATTGCCACTCATCTTTTCTTCCACCCTCGTTAATAATGGTCGCGTGTTTATGTGATCAAATTTTATCAATTAATGTCCACTTATCTTTTTTATAAAATGCACGAACAGTTTTTTACTCAGTGAATGTTTTttgaattgatgaactttttgaaAATGGGAAACAAATTGGGAAATCCGTGATATTTTTAGTTTcctcaacattttttaaaattacgTAGACTTTTTATACTTGTGAAGAAAGAAGGTGTGGAAGACCAAGACAAtagatgaaaaaggaaataaaatagaATTTAAAATATTAAACAGGGCCCAACCGGGTTCGAACCGGTGACCTATTGATCTGCAGTCAATTGCTCTACCACTGAGCTATGGACCCATTGTTGATATTTTGTTTTATTTCCGGTATATCTAGAATCACTTACGAGCTGTGAgcatccatattggttcctaataATGGTGTGGTGTCATATTCGACTTTCCCTGTTGCATATTTTCACACACTAGCAAATATGCCATACGTTCCAACGTAAGAAAACATATAATGTTGTAGCCAAATAAACATGACTCAATACGCTGATATATAAGCATCCtctatttttctatttcacaCGGTGGCCCATCATGTTGCTACTTATCTTTTCTCCCACACTCGTTAATGATGGTCGCGTATTCATATGATAGAATTTTAGCGTTGAATGACCACTTATATTTTTTGTAAAATGCACGAACAGTTCTTTACtcattgaacattttttgaatcgatgaacttttttgaaaatggGGAACAGATTGGGAAATTCGtgatatttttttagtttttctcaaCATATCTTAAAAATTCATAGACATTTTGTGAATTGTTTTATAAAATCATCAACGTTTTTTGaatacatgaacattttatgatttcCTGAACCTTTGTTTGAATTTCCATAAATTCTACGTTCATGAACATTTTTCTTTCAATACTAAAAAAATTAgaattttgaaaaatcatgaatTAATTTAAAGGACGAACAAATTGGGAAATTCGTGATTTTTTAGTTTttctcaacattttataaaatatcatagacattttgtgaattattttgtaATATGCATAGAGTTTTTTAAAATCATCAACAGTTATTGAATACTTGAACATTTTATGATTTACTGAACCTTTGTTTGAATTCCCATACATCCTATGAATTCGTGAACATTTTATTGTCAAAACTCAAAAAAATGAtattttgaaaaatcatgaatTAATTTAAAGGAGGAAAAAATCAATTGAAATAATAAAAACATGGGCGGGCCCATGAACCCGTGTTTCCTGCTATAAAAAGCAAAAAAGACGGACGAAAAAGATGTGGGAACCAAAGATCGAACCTGGGCTTCATTTGTGGAGGTGAGGCGCTCTAGCAACTAGGGCTCATGCGTGCTAGGGATAATTTAGGGTCTCGCTCTATAAGAATCGAACAGGTTGGCGGCTTTGACAGAAAAACTCAAATCGTTTTCTTCGCTTATTGGtgacatggtgggtaatttaggaCAACTTTGGAGGCAATGTTAATGATGAACGATCACAAACAATATTTGTTATATTATTAGGTAGGGATATAAACCTCTTTAAAAATGATACGTGCAATATTTTCAATGTGTGAATATTTTTTTAATGCAACAAACATTTCTCTGATTGTTATGAACATTTGGTTGAATGTTATCAATATTATTTTTAATTGCACTAGCAATTTTCTTAATGTTTTAACCTGTTTAAAATTCGTAATTTTAAATCAAATTTAAGACGTGAAATAtaatttatgtatttactttttgagaagaaatataattttttatgatattttagaaaataccaccaaaataaaaaacgaATGAAAAAATAAACATAATTGGGCTTGCCATTAGTAGCAACGGGAGGGAACGCTTGCGGAGTGACCAGGTTCAGAATTGGGGAGCTCCTATGGGAAAACACTATTCGTCACTATATGCGAAGCGGTGTCGAAGCTTCGCACAAAGCAGGAGGGGTGTCGATTTTAAATGGGCTGGCCCATTTAGCGGGTGTAGCTCGACTTTTTTCATTTTTGGGAAACTTCTACAAGGTTCTCTGAACCATTTTTtcccttttcatttttatttattattattatttctttctttctttttcaaaaaatgttttggatttaGAAAAAATCAATTTtcgatttttaaaaaatattctcgATGTTAAAATGACTTTCTGTGTTTTCCAAAAATTGTTCTCAGTTTTAGAGCTTGTACTTAAGATTCAAGTATGTTCttggtttcaaattttgttcttcCGATTCAAAAAATGTCTGTGCTTTCAATAATTGTTcgtgcatccaattttttttgGCTTTTTCCAAAAGTGTTCTCTGTTTGAAAAAAAAATGTCAAGACTAAACAattgtttgtgctttaaaaaattgttcacgcaTACAAATTTGTTCAGGAATTTTCAACATTGTTCTaggtttcaaattttgttcttaagattcaaaCATTGTTCGTGTTTTCAGacattgttcgcgcttccaaatttgttcgtggttttttaaaattgttctccatTTAAAATTTTGTTTACAAGATTCAAAAAAAGTGCGTGTTTTGAAAAAAATCACGCTCCCAAATTagttcaggatttttcaaaattgttcccggTTTCGAATTTTGTTAACAAAATTCAAAACATGCTCGTGCTTTAAAATTTGTTCGCTCTCCCAAATTGGTTTGGGGTTTTTTGAAATTGTTCAGTGTTTCAAAACATTGTTCTCaggattcaaaaaatatttgtgctttaaaaaatttGTCCGCGCTTCCcaatttgttcatgatttttcaaaattgttctttgtttcaaaatttgttctcaaaattcaacaaatgtttgtgctttaaaaatgTGTCCGCGCTTTCAAaattgttttttttttcaaactttcttctcaagattcaaaaactatttgtgctttagaaaattgttggtgcttCTATATTTTTGTTCACGATATTTCAAAATTTATTCTCAAACTTAAAAATTGTTCATGCTTTTATAATTTTGTTCGCACATTCAAATTTGTTAGGGGTTTTTCAAAAATTTGGTTCCGAGATTCAGAAAATGTTTGTGCCTTAAAACATTGTTCGCGTTTCTTAATTTGTTCACGATTTTGCAAAATTGATTTCATATTTCGATTTTTTTTTGCTTGAAATAGAAAAGTAAAAGGAAAAAGTAAAGAAAAAAGGAAcccaaaaaaaggaaataaacagaAAAGGATAAAAAGTAACAGAAAATTAAAGAAGCAAAACTAGGTAGGCCCAGGCAGAAAAGGATAAAAAgtaacaaaaaaataaagaagcaatGAGCGGCAGGTAGGATCTCGAATATTTTGCGTCCAATAGTGATGGCTTCGCACAAGAGGGACGAAGCAAATGGGCTGCCGTCGCTAGCGAAACGAAACCGGCTCGGTTTTGTCGCTTTTTTTAGTTATTTTccgttttctttcttttttttctctgcttacttattttcttttgtttttctttttctcttttatctaattttttttcttattttctttaatTTAAGAAACTTAAAATGCCTACAtatttaaaaataaattttataaacataaatatttttactttatgaagaatttacaagaacaaaaataaattCGAAAAAAAGAGCATTttaaaaacatagaaaaattatTTTCAGAAGAGGATGTTTTTTGAAATtggtaaatattttttaaaattaggAACATTTTTCAATTTCTGTACACTTTTTgaaacacaaacattttatgaaaagggaaacattttttagaaaatgaagaatatttttcaaattctgaaacattttttcaaacttcGAATCATTTTTCCGAAGtccagaacatttttcaaattacgGAATTTTTTCTTCCAAATTCCGGTATATTTGGAAAGttccggaacatttttaaaatttcataCTTTGAAAAATCCGAACATTTTCATAAAAACtccagaacatttttcaaattatggaacattttttgaaattctgaAACAGTTTTCAAATTCAAAAACATTTATCAAATACAAAaagattttttcaaattctggaacatttaaaaaaatctataacatttttaaaatttcagaatatttttcaaaattccgGAAAATAATTCGAATTCCGAATTTTTTTCTCAATTTCTTGGACATTTTTCCAAATtgcagaacattttttaaaagtctgGAAGATTTCTTGAAAATCCAGAATATTTTCGAAACAGAAATAGAAAAGAAGATGAAAAAAAACCTGGTTCAGGAAGTCTTCCAGAAAGTTCCCAAAATAGGAAAAAATATGGCTTCGAAAGTTTAGAAAGTCCCCAAAACCGGCATCCCCGCAACTGTTAATGGGCAGGCCCTGATCATCTTAGCTCGCGTTCTCTCTGTCCGAAGCCGAGGCAATCTGGGTAAATAGGGTTTTACGCTCCATGCATGAAACTGGTGAGATCTCGCAGAGGGGAGGGGCAAATTCTCTAACTTTATTTCTTTTCCAAtttttaatttttctattttccttttattttattttctacttaatatttttctttttcatgtTTTTTGTTTGACAATTTTAACTATTTATTCTGAAATTTATAAACATGTTCTTGTTTTAGAAATTTGCTTCCAATTTAAAAATTACGAATTTTGAAATATGTTATTGTTTATAaatttttcaaaatttcaaaaaactttcatgttttttcaaaaaatgttcttgttttcaaAAATGTGCACAAACTTAACAAAAAaagttcttgttttcaaattttgctaTGTTCATGTTTTCAAACTATTGTTCGGTTAATTCGAAATATGTTGCGAATTTGTAAACATTTTTTAATTtgggaagaaaataaaacaagaacattttttaagGAGAACACTTTTTCAAATAtgcgatttttttgaaaaaatgtacATTATTTTCTTTTTGTGAAAAAAGGATTTTCTGTAAActtt
This window encodes:
- the LOC123430347 gene encoding probable carboxylesterase 2, encoding MLVTQLHTNSPAQALLCHSQCMRYKYSYSTELHVRRRTTLKLIARRAPNRSTMAKNATANADPGDEVVHDFSPLLLVHRSGRLERPLAMPPVPPGHDAATGVVSKDVSLSPFSFARLYLPPETDAGAGKKIPVLVYFHGGGFVIGSAASAAYHRCLNDLTAACGAVAVSVDYRLAPEHPLPAAYEDSLAALKWVLSAADPWLAERADLSRIFLAGDSAGGNICHHLAMHHDLRGTAGRLKGIVLIHPWFWGKEPIGEEPRPGRAEGVEQKGLWEFVCPDAADGADDPRMNPIAEGAPRLEKLACEKVMVCVAEGDFLRWRGRAYADAAARARGPEPAVELFESEGVGHVFYLYEPATEKARELLKRIVAFVRAEGSRSARAVAQC